The proteins below come from a single Kitasatospora sp. NBC_00315 genomic window:
- a CDS encoding glutamate synthase subunit beta, whose protein sequence is MADPKGFLTTPKQLAERRPVDVRIRDWNEVYVERSLLPIITKQAGRCMDCGIPFCHNGCPLGNLIPEWNDLTYRDDWSGAIERLHATNNFPEFTGRLCPAPCESACVLGINQDAVTIKNVEVTIIDKAWDNGGVTPQIPERLSGKTVAVVGSGPAGLAVAQQLTRAGHTVVVYERADRIGGLLRYGIPEFKMEKRHINRRVEQMRAEGTRFRTGVSVGEDITGQQLRERFDAVVVAAGATTARDLPVPGRELKGIHQAMEYLPLANKVQEGDFVETPISAKGKHVIVIGGGDTGADCLGTALRQGAASVTQLEIMPRPSDDRPTGQPWPTMPMVYKVTSAHEEGGERVYSVNTTHFSGDEDGNVQELHLVEVEFKDGRFQPVEGTERSIPAQLVTLAMGFTGTDTANGLVEQLGVDLDARGNINRDGAFATNVDGVYVCGDAGRGQSLIVWAIAEGRSAAAAVDTFLGGKTALPAPIRPTDRPLVV, encoded by the coding sequence ATGGCTGACCCCAAGGGCTTCCTGACCACGCCCAAGCAGCTCGCCGAGCGTCGCCCCGTCGACGTCCGGATCCGTGACTGGAACGAGGTCTACGTCGAGCGCAGCCTCCTTCCGATCATCACGAAGCAGGCCGGCCGCTGCATGGACTGCGGCATCCCGTTCTGCCACAACGGCTGCCCGCTCGGGAACCTCATTCCCGAGTGGAACGACCTGACCTACCGGGACGACTGGTCCGGCGCGATCGAGCGCCTGCACGCGACCAACAACTTCCCGGAGTTCACCGGCCGCCTCTGCCCCGCTCCCTGCGAGTCGGCGTGCGTGCTCGGGATCAACCAGGACGCGGTGACCATCAAGAACGTCGAGGTCACCATCATCGACAAGGCCTGGGACAACGGCGGCGTCACGCCGCAGATCCCGGAGCGGCTGTCCGGCAAGACCGTGGCCGTCGTCGGCTCCGGCCCGGCCGGCCTGGCCGTGGCCCAGCAGCTGACCCGGGCCGGGCACACCGTGGTGGTGTACGAGCGCGCCGACCGCATCGGCGGCCTGCTGCGCTACGGAATCCCCGAGTTCAAGATGGAGAAGCGCCACATCAACCGCCGCGTCGAGCAGATGCGCGCGGAGGGTACCCGCTTCCGTACCGGTGTCAGTGTCGGCGAGGACATCACCGGCCAGCAGCTGCGCGAGCGCTTCGACGCCGTCGTGGTCGCCGCCGGTGCCACCACCGCCCGTGACCTGCCCGTCCCCGGCCGGGAGCTCAAGGGCATCCACCAGGCGATGGAGTACCTGCCGCTCGCCAACAAGGTGCAGGAGGGCGACTTCGTCGAGACGCCCATCAGCGCCAAGGGCAAGCACGTCATCGTCATCGGCGGCGGCGACACCGGCGCCGACTGCCTCGGCACCGCACTGCGCCAGGGGGCGGCCTCGGTCACCCAGCTGGAGATCATGCCGCGCCCGAGCGACGACCGGCCGACCGGCCAGCCGTGGCCGACGATGCCGATGGTCTACAAGGTCACCTCCGCGCACGAGGAGGGCGGTGAGCGCGTGTACAGCGTGAACACCACCCACTTCAGCGGCGACGAGGACGGCAACGTCCAGGAGCTGCACCTGGTCGAGGTCGAGTTCAAGGACGGCCGCTTCCAGCCCGTCGAGGGCACCGAGCGGTCCATCCCGGCCCAGCTCGTCACCCTCGCCATGGGCTTCACCGGCACCGACACCGCCAACGGCCTGGTGGAGCAGCTGGGCGTCGACCTCGACGCCCGCGGCAACATCAACCGGGACGGCGCCTTCGCCACCAACGTGGACGGCGTGTACGTCTGCGGCGACGCCGGCCGCGGCCAGTCACTGATCGTCTGGGCCATCGCCGAGGGCCGCTCCGCGGCCGCCGCGGTGGACACGTTCCTCGGTGGCAAGACCGCCCTGCCCGCCCCGATCCGCCCGACGGACCGCCCCCTGGTGGTCTGA
- a CDS encoding AAA family ATPase, with the protein MRRSSQPPLGRWCNVKVTEHVEVRSRPSGPLTAAVSTGGTTMIGTTTTGTTSTGGATTRNHRAQAPLPAPAGRPGPADRREPLARADAMAERARQGQGGILLLTGAAGTGRSALLTAVADRHARDGMTVLWARCSADESDRAYGVARQLFNPGARDRVPAARAPADPGRAGPPHRAPAPESDLWELLLLHASHGPVLLAVDDVQLADAPSWRWLHQVGRRIDRLPVLLVVTERRQHELRAPLARFGRTLTAPLAQSCRIGPLGRPAVAELLTGRLGAPAPRRLLDDCVAATGGNPLLLEALLTDLDALPAGAAALPPSCAGLPTGAFLDAVDLWLHSAGPEAATAARTLAQLQDHRMGPGHHPGPESESESESESESDTPTAADLAELTGADPERLAGWLAGLAAQGLLHTRPGGERPRFGHPLLREAVLAGWRAPRRAEAHRAAALLLHRRGEPDELVAAHLVHAPGPGVRWAADVLFGAARAVRRAGRPDRAAALLRRALDEPLPARRRGATLTELGCLEISLGAARHAAGIRHLAEAVHLEQSDEGVFAAANALGAALAAQGETAAALEVLEQLAERFAGREDLTRAVQAAAALISSHDGNSWLQVVQGLRRLAARTPRPIAPAARALLTEFDSTSGLLSAAEVERRVRELTQAPSEPFSQHYVLASAATLAQWADCLPEADRLVEQGLAAHRGPLLHSGYQCLLSVRAESRVMRGEYEPLLDELRALGREAGTRGSGGAGSADAGEDGGCLAVLSLGNAHLVAQAVIALTELGRPAQARELARHAEAVGAHGSWEWNEYLYARGLLHLAVGRPATALEDLLECGRRQRERQVESPIVTPWRSAAADCQVLLGLPGPAVALATEELRLAEIWGTPRTIGRAMRALGAATGGRQGLESAGGAVDLLRTAQVETELIPALLTLGRMLGAAGRRAAARQTLREAATRAERLGATRLRTAAEDLLQETGARLTKERHTGAPALTGSEQRICRLAVAGHSNGEIAAMLHLAVRTVETHLTNSFRKLGVRRRAELAGRFEPPEGPQDL; encoded by the coding sequence GTGCGACGAAGCTCACAGCCCCCGTTGGGGCGCTGGTGCAACGTCAAGGTCACCGAGCACGTGGAGGTGAGGAGCAGGCCGTCCGGCCCGCTGACCGCCGCCGTCTCGACCGGGGGGACCACGATGATCGGCACCACGACCACGGGCACCACGAGCACCGGCGGCGCGACCACGAGAAACCACCGGGCTCAGGCCCCCCTCCCCGCCCCGGCCGGACGGCCGGGGCCGGCCGACCGCCGGGAGCCACTGGCCCGCGCGGACGCCATGGCCGAGCGGGCCCGGCAGGGGCAGGGCGGCATCCTGCTGCTCACCGGCGCCGCCGGGACCGGCCGCAGCGCCCTGCTCACCGCCGTCGCCGACCGGCACGCGCGCGACGGCATGACCGTGTTGTGGGCGCGCTGCTCCGCGGACGAGTCGGACCGCGCGTACGGCGTCGCCCGACAGCTGTTCAACCCCGGCGCCCGGGACCGCGTCCCGGCCGCCCGCGCGCCCGCCGACCCCGGCCGGGCCGGGCCCCCGCACCGGGCCCCCGCACCGGAGAGCGACCTGTGGGAGCTGCTGCTGCTGCACGCCTCGCACGGCCCGGTGCTCCTCGCCGTCGACGACGTCCAGCTGGCCGACGCCCCCTCCTGGCGCTGGCTGCACCAGGTCGGCCGCCGGATCGACCGGCTGCCGGTGCTCCTGGTCGTCACCGAACGCCGCCAGCACGAGCTGCGCGCCCCGCTGGCCCGCTTCGGCCGCACCCTGACCGCGCCGCTCGCCCAGTCCTGCCGGATCGGCCCGCTCGGCCGGCCCGCCGTCGCCGAGCTGCTCACCGGCCGCCTGGGCGCGCCCGCGCCCCGGCGACTGCTCGACGACTGCGTGGCGGCCACCGGCGGCAACCCGCTGCTGCTGGAGGCCCTGCTCACCGACCTGGACGCCCTGCCCGCCGGAGCCGCCGCACTGCCGCCGAGCTGCGCCGGGCTGCCGACCGGGGCCTTCCTCGACGCCGTCGACCTCTGGCTGCACAGCGCCGGACCGGAGGCGGCCACCGCCGCCCGCACGCTGGCCCAGCTGCAGGACCACCGGATGGGACCGGGCCACCACCCCGGCCCGGAGTCGGAGTCGGAGTCGGAGTCGGAGTCGGAGTCGGACACCCCCACGGCGGCCGACCTGGCCGAACTCACCGGCGCCGACCCCGAACGGCTGGCCGGCTGGCTGGCCGGGCTGGCGGCCCAGGGACTGCTGCACACCCGGCCGGGCGGCGAGCGCCCCCGGTTCGGCCACCCGCTGCTGCGCGAAGCCGTCCTGGCGGGCTGGCGGGCGCCCCGCCGGGCCGAGGCGCACCGGGCCGCCGCCCTCCTGCTGCACCGGCGCGGCGAACCGGACGAGCTGGTCGCCGCCCACCTGGTGCACGCCCCCGGACCGGGTGTCCGGTGGGCCGCCGACGTGCTGTTCGGCGCGGCCCGCGCGGTCCGGCGCGCGGGCCGCCCCGACCGGGCCGCGGCCCTGCTGCGCCGCGCCCTGGACGAGCCGCTCCCGGCCCGCCGCCGGGGCGCCACGCTCACCGAACTCGGCTGCCTGGAGATCTCGCTGGGCGCCGCCCGGCACGCCGCGGGCATCCGGCACCTGGCCGAGGCGGTGCACCTGGAACAGTCCGACGAGGGCGTCTTCGCGGCGGCGAACGCGCTCGGCGCCGCCCTCGCGGCCCAGGGCGAGACGGCCGCGGCCCTGGAGGTGCTGGAACAGCTCGCCGAGCGCTTCGCCGGCCGGGAGGACCTCACCCGGGCCGTCCAGGCCGCCGCCGCCCTGATCTCCTCGCACGACGGGAACAGCTGGCTGCAGGTCGTCCAGGGGCTGCGCCGGCTCGCCGCCCGCACACCCCGGCCGATCGCACCGGCCGCCCGGGCGCTGCTGACCGAGTTCGACTCGACCAGCGGGCTGCTGTCGGCCGCCGAGGTGGAGCGGCGGGTCCGGGAGCTGACACAGGCGCCGTCCGAGCCGTTCTCCCAGCACTACGTGCTGGCCTCGGCCGCCACGCTGGCCCAGTGGGCGGACTGCCTCCCGGAGGCCGACCGGCTGGTGGAACAGGGCCTGGCCGCGCACCGCGGACCACTGCTGCACTCCGGCTACCAGTGCCTGCTGAGCGTGCGGGCCGAGAGCCGGGTGATGCGCGGGGAGTACGAGCCGCTGCTCGACGAGCTCCGGGCGCTGGGCCGGGAGGCCGGGACGCGGGGCTCCGGCGGGGCCGGGAGCGCGGACGCGGGGGAGGACGGCGGCTGCCTCGCGGTGCTCTCGCTGGGCAACGCCCACCTGGTGGCGCAGGCCGTCATCGCGCTGACCGAGCTGGGCCGCCCGGCGCAGGCCCGGGAGCTGGCCCGCCACGCCGAGGCGGTTGGCGCGCACGGCTCGTGGGAGTGGAACGAGTACCTGTACGCGCGGGGCCTGCTGCACCTCGCCGTCGGCCGCCCCGCCACGGCGCTGGAGGACCTGCTGGAGTGCGGCCGGCGCCAGCGCGAACGCCAGGTGGAGAGCCCGATCGTGACCCCCTGGCGCTCGGCGGCGGCCGACTGCCAGGTGCTTCTCGGCCTGCCCGGACCGGCCGTCGCGCTGGCCACCGAGGAGCTGCGGCTGGCCGAGATCTGGGGTACGCCCCGGACGATCGGCCGGGCGATGCGCGCGCTGGGCGCGGCCACCGGCGGCCGACAGGGTCTGGAGAGCGCCGGGGGAGCGGTGGACCTGCTGCGCACCGCGCAGGTGGAGACGGAGCTGATCCCGGCGCTGCTCACCCTCGGCCGGATGCTCGGCGCAGCCGGGCGCCGGGCCGCCGCGCGGCAGACCCTGCGCGAGGCCGCCACCCGGGCCGAGCGGCTGGGCGCGACGCGGCTGCGGACGGCCGCGGAGGACCTGTTGCAGGAGACCGGTGCCCGGCTGACGAAGGAGCGGCACACCGGGGCCCCCGCGCTGACCGGCAGCGAGCAGCGGATCTGCCGGCTGGCGGTCGCCGGGCACTCCAACGGCGAGATCGCGGCCATGCTGCACCTGGCGGTGCGGACGGTGGAGACCCATCTGACCAACAGCTTCCGGAAGCTGGGCGTCCGGCGGCGGGCCGAGCTGGCGGGCCGGTTCGAGCCGCCGGAGGGCCCGCAGGACCTCTGA
- a CDS encoding LuxR C-terminal-related transcriptional regulator, translated as MSVLQAESVVRGGVRPGVRIPVVVHAADPISRAGAVSQLKQCAAVRLAEEPSPGPGAVAVMLAETVDATVTATLRRLVRGGEVRVVLVVERMREAELLEAVECGVAAILWRREATAPRLGQAVLAAARGDGDLPADLLGRLIVQMGRLQRSVQGLPGFTPPGISERESDILRLVAEGWDTAEIASKLSYSERTVKNVLHGLTTRLHLRNRAHAVAHALREGYI; from the coding sequence ATGAGTGTCCTGCAGGCCGAGAGCGTGGTCCGCGGCGGTGTACGGCCGGGGGTCCGGATTCCGGTGGTCGTCCACGCGGCGGACCCGATCTCGCGGGCCGGTGCGGTCAGCCAGCTCAAGCAGTGCGCCGCGGTCCGGCTCGCCGAGGAGCCGTCGCCCGGTCCCGGGGCGGTGGCGGTGATGCTGGCCGAGACGGTGGACGCGACGGTGACGGCGACGCTGCGCCGGCTGGTGCGCGGCGGCGAGGTCCGGGTCGTCCTGGTGGTCGAGCGGATGCGCGAGGCGGAGCTGCTGGAGGCCGTGGAGTGCGGGGTCGCGGCGATCCTGTGGCGGCGCGAGGCGACCGCGCCCCGGCTCGGCCAGGCGGTGCTCGCCGCGGCCCGGGGCGACGGCGACCTGCCGGCCGACCTGCTGGGCCGGCTGATCGTGCAGATGGGGCGACTGCAGCGCAGTGTCCAGGGCCTGCCCGGGTTCACCCCGCCGGGGATCTCGGAGCGGGAGTCGGACATCCTGCGACTGGTCGCGGAGGGCTGGGACACGGCCGAGATCGCCTCGAAGCTCTCGTACTCGGAGCGGACGGTGAAGAACGTCCTGCACGGCCTGACGACCCGGCTGCACCTGCGCAACCGGGCGCACGCGGTCGCGCACGCGCTGCGCGAGGGCTACATCTAG
- a CDS encoding aldehyde dehydrogenase family protein, whose product MSYFTELSRQFIDGEWRTGSGTWDIVDIDPYSGDKLATITVATVDEIDDAYRAAERAQRSWARVNPYTRRLVFERALRVIEEREAEITEAIIAELGGTALKAGFELALSKDMLREATQLSLRAEGRILPSPVDGKENRLYRLPVGVVGVISPFNFPLFLSLKAVAPALALGNAVVLKPHQNTPVVGGTLIARIFEEAGLPAGLLNVVVTDIAEIGDAFIEHPVPKVISFTGSDTVGRHVATVAAGHFKRTVLELGGNSALIVLDDADLDYAVDAAVFSRFAHQGQVCMAANRVLVDRSVEQEFTERFVAKVASLKVGDPRDPATHIGPLINANQAEALTAEVDRAVAAGATALLRGQTVGTLMDPVVLGGLPDGDPILRRELFGPVVLVVPFDGEDEAVRIANDTPFGLSGAVHTADVERGVRLAQRIETGMIHINDGTIHDEPVVPFGGEKNSGVGRLNGEATVEAFTTVKWISIQHGRSRFPF is encoded by the coding sequence ATGTCCTACTTTACGGAACTGTCGCGGCAGTTCATCGACGGCGAATGGCGGACCGGTTCCGGCACCTGGGACATCGTCGACATCGATCCGTACAGCGGCGACAAGCTCGCCACCATCACCGTCGCCACCGTGGACGAGATCGACGACGCGTACCGCGCGGCGGAGCGCGCGCAGCGGTCCTGGGCCCGGGTCAACCCGTACACCCGGCGGCTGGTGTTCGAGCGCGCGCTGCGGGTGATCGAGGAGCGCGAGGCCGAGATAACCGAGGCGATCATCGCCGAGCTCGGCGGTACGGCGCTGAAGGCCGGCTTCGAACTCGCCCTGTCCAAGGACATGTTGCGCGAGGCCACCCAGCTCTCGCTGCGCGCGGAGGGCCGGATCCTGCCCTCGCCGGTGGACGGCAAGGAGAACCGTCTCTACCGGCTGCCGGTCGGCGTGGTCGGGGTGATCAGCCCCTTCAACTTCCCGCTGTTCCTGTCGCTGAAGGCGGTCGCGCCGGCGCTGGCGCTGGGCAACGCCGTGGTGCTCAAGCCGCACCAGAACACGCCGGTGGTCGGCGGCACCCTGATCGCCAGGATCTTCGAGGAGGCCGGGCTGCCCGCCGGTCTGCTGAACGTGGTGGTCACCGACATCGCCGAGATCGGCGACGCCTTCATCGAGCACCCGGTGCCCAAGGTGATCTCCTTCACCGGCTCCGACACCGTCGGCCGGCACGTCGCCACGGTCGCCGCGGGGCACTTCAAGCGGACCGTCCTGGAGCTCGGCGGCAACAGCGCCCTGATCGTGCTGGACGACGCGGACCTCGACTACGCGGTGGACGCGGCGGTGTTCAGTCGGTTCGCGCACCAGGGGCAGGTCTGCATGGCGGCCAACCGGGTGCTGGTCGACCGCAGCGTCGAGCAGGAGTTCACCGAGCGCTTCGTGGCCAAGGTCGCCTCCCTGAAGGTCGGCGATCCCAGGGATCCGGCCACCCACATCGGCCCGCTGATCAACGCCAACCAGGCCGAGGCGCTCACCGCCGAGGTGGACCGGGCGGTCGCGGCCGGCGCCACCGCGCTTCTGCGCGGGCAGACCGTCGGCACCCTGATGGACCCGGTGGTGCTGGGCGGCCTGCCGGACGGTGACCCGATCCTGCGGCGCGAACTCTTCGGCCCGGTGGTCCTGGTGGTGCCCTTCGACGGCGAGGACGAGGCGGTGCGGATCGCCAACGACACCCCGTTCGGGCTCAGCGGCGCGGTGCACACGGCGGATGTGGAGCGAGGGGTCCGGCTGGCGCAGCGGATCGAGACCGGCATGATCCACATCAACGACGGCACCATCCACGACGAGCCGGTGGTGCCGTTCGGCGGCGAGAAGAACTCCGGGGTGGGCCGGCTGAACGGTGAGGCCACCGTGGAGGCGTTCACCACGGTGAAGTGGATCTCCATCCAGCACGGGCGCAGCCGCTTCCCGTTCTGA
- a CDS encoding helix-turn-helix domain-containing protein, which translates to MSTTQTGGGTTVRRLMLGSQLRRLREAGGVSREEAGYSIRASESKISRMELGRVGFKERDVADLLTLYGVVGDGERGALLAMVGEANAATWWHGYGDVVPSWFQGYLGLEEAACRIRSYEVQFIHGLLQTADYARAVIRLGNGGAEPEEIERRVAVRTRRQELLTGDRAPLLLAVVDEAALRRPWGGAEVMAAQIDRLAELAELPNVDLRVMPLGVGGIRAEGGAFSMLSFPEPELPDVVYLEQFTSALYLDKADQVEAYGRAMERLVADCLAPEQGLELLGLIRKEL; encoded by the coding sequence ATGAGCACAACGCAGACCGGTGGCGGTACGACGGTGCGGCGCCTGATGCTGGGCTCCCAGCTGCGCCGGTTGCGGGAGGCCGGCGGTGTCTCGCGGGAGGAGGCCGGGTACTCGATCCGGGCGTCCGAGTCCAAGATCAGCCGGATGGAGCTGGGCCGGGTCGGCTTCAAGGAGCGGGACGTCGCGGATCTGCTCACCCTCTACGGCGTGGTCGGCGACGGCGAGCGCGGCGCTCTGCTCGCCATGGTGGGCGAGGCCAACGCGGCCACCTGGTGGCACGGTTACGGTGACGTGGTGCCGAGCTGGTTCCAGGGGTACCTGGGGCTGGAGGAGGCGGCCTGCCGGATCCGCAGTTACGAGGTCCAGTTCATCCACGGCCTGCTGCAGACCGCCGACTACGCGCGCGCCGTCATCCGCCTGGGCAACGGGGGCGCCGAGCCGGAGGAGATCGAGCGGCGGGTGGCGGTCCGGACGCGTCGCCAGGAGCTGCTGACCGGCGACCGGGCGCCGCTGCTCCTCGCGGTCGTCGACGAGGCGGCGCTGCGCAGGCCCTGGGGCGGGGCCGAGGTGATGGCCGCCCAGATCGACCGGCTGGCGGAGCTCGCCGAGCTGCCGAACGTCGACCTGCGGGTGATGCCGCTGGGGGTCGGCGGCATCCGTGCGGAGGGCGGCGCCTTCTCGATGCTGAGCTTCCCCGAGCCCGAACTGCCCGACGTGGTCTACCTGGAGCAGTTCACCAGCGCGCTCTACCTGGACAAGGCGGACCAGGTCGAGGCGTACGGCCGGGCCATGGAGCGGCTGGTCGCCGACTGCCTGGCGCCGGAGCAGGGGCTCGAACTGCTGGGGCTGATCCGCAAGGAGCTCTAG
- a CDS encoding bifunctional UDP-sugar hydrolase/5'-nucleotidase: MPLNRRDFVTRSAATAAGAALAGGASVAAASPAAAAGADQQGKKKDQKKQAFTVMGTTDLHGRVLNWDYFTDAVYADKAHNDVGLAKISTLANQVREDKGWDRTLLIDAGDMIQGTQLTYYYARVDPIATDADTAPEHPMALAMNLMGYDAAALGNHEFNYGIPTLRAFEEQLEFPLLGANALHAKNEKPAFTPYVIKELHLGHGRPLKVGILGLTNPGIAIWDKANVSGKMVFPGIVEMAAKYVPRMKAAGADIIVVSAHSGIDEPTTYGDQLPWPEDASGEMAETVAGIDAVLVGHTHKEVAQRLIVNKQTGRTVVLSEPLCWGQRLTCFDFEVEFDNGSWTLVSLSSRVLNSNTVAEDPEIVDALSAQHKKVVEYVNQVIGTCKTELSIAEAPFKDTPIIDLIGRVQADTVKAALASTSYANLPVLAQAAPFNRTALIPAGQVKLRDAAGLYIYENTLEARILTGAQIKDYLEFSAKYFAQLAPGAPVVLETLTNQQSTPDYNYDSLYGVSYDIDISQPVGSRIVGLSYDGKAVDPAAQFVLAVNNYRANGGGNFPHVAAATSVWADSNEIRNTMIAWVKAKGVIDPADFASVSWRLVRAGVPVF; the protein is encoded by the coding sequence ATGCCTCTGAACCGCCGTGACTTCGTCACCCGCTCCGCCGCGACCGCCGCGGGCGCCGCCCTGGCCGGCGGCGCCTCGGTGGCCGCGGCCTCCCCGGCCGCGGCCGCGGGCGCCGACCAGCAGGGCAAGAAGAAGGACCAGAAGAAGCAGGCCTTCACCGTCATGGGCACCACCGACCTGCACGGCCGGGTGCTGAACTGGGACTACTTCACCGACGCGGTCTACGCGGACAAGGCGCACAACGACGTCGGCCTGGCCAAGATCTCCACCCTCGCCAACCAGGTCCGCGAGGACAAGGGCTGGGACCGCACCCTGCTGATCGACGCCGGCGACATGATCCAGGGCACCCAGCTGACGTACTACTACGCCCGGGTCGACCCGATCGCCACCGACGCGGACACCGCCCCCGAGCACCCGATGGCCCTGGCCATGAACCTGATGGGCTACGACGCGGCGGCGCTCGGCAACCACGAGTTCAACTACGGCATCCCGACCCTGCGCGCCTTCGAGGAGCAGCTGGAGTTCCCGCTGCTGGGCGCCAACGCGCTGCACGCCAAGAACGAGAAGCCCGCGTTCACTCCGTACGTCATCAAGGAGCTGCACCTGGGCCACGGCCGCCCGCTCAAGGTCGGCATCCTGGGCCTGACCAACCCGGGCATCGCGATCTGGGACAAGGCCAACGTCTCGGGCAAGATGGTCTTCCCCGGCATCGTCGAGATGGCGGCGAAGTACGTGCCCCGGATGAAGGCGGCCGGCGCGGACATCATCGTGGTGTCGGCACACTCAGGCATCGACGAGCCGACCACCTACGGCGACCAGCTGCCCTGGCCCGAGGACGCGTCCGGCGAGATGGCCGAGACGGTGGCCGGCATCGACGCGGTGCTGGTGGGCCACACCCACAAGGAGGTGGCCCAGCGCCTGATCGTCAACAAGCAGACCGGTAGGACGGTGGTGCTCTCCGAGCCGCTCTGCTGGGGCCAGCGCCTGACCTGCTTCGACTTCGAGGTGGAGTTCGACAACGGCTCCTGGACGCTCGTCTCGCTCTCCTCCCGGGTGCTGAACTCCAACACGGTGGCGGAGGACCCGGAGATCGTCGACGCGCTCTCCGCCCAGCACAAGAAGGTGGTCGAGTACGTCAACCAGGTGATCGGCACCTGCAAGACCGAACTCTCCATCGCCGAGGCGCCGTTCAAGGACACCCCGATCATCGACCTGATCGGCCGGGTGCAGGCCGACACGGTGAAGGCCGCCCTCGCCTCCACGTCGTACGCGAACCTGCCGGTGCTGGCCCAGGCCGCGCCCTTCAACCGGACGGCGCTGATCCCGGCCGGGCAGGTCAAGCTGCGCGACGCGGCCGGCCTGTACATCTACGAGAACACCCTGGAGGCGCGCATCCTGACCGGCGCCCAGATCAAGGACTACCTGGAGTTCTCGGCCAAGTACTTCGCGCAGCTGGCCCCGGGGGCGCCCGTGGTGCTGGAGACGCTGACCAACCAGCAGAGCACACCCGACTACAACTACGACTCGCTGTACGGGGTCTCCTACGACATCGACATCTCGCAGCCGGTCGGCTCGCGGATCGTCGGCCTCTCCTACGACGGCAAGGCGGTCGACCCGGCCGCGCAGTTCGTCCTCGCGGTGAACAACTACCGGGCGAACGGCGGCGGCAACTTCCCGCACGTCGCGGCGGCCACGTCGGTCTGGGCTGACTCCAACGAGATCCGCAACACGATGATCGCCTGGGTGAAGGCCAAGGGCGTCATCGACCCGGCGGACTTCGCCTCGGTGTCCTGGCGCCTGGTCCGCGCCGGCGTGCCGGTCTTCTAG